One region of Synechococcus elongatus PCC 11801 genomic DNA includes:
- the sppA gene encoding signal peptide peptidase SppA, translating to MVWPFPRRARKQIARIEVSGAIAGGTRQRLLRSLKTVAERGYPALLLRIDSPGGTVGDSQEIYEALKRLRSQHQTKVIASFGNISASGGVYIGMGADKIVSNPGTITGSIGVILRGNNIERLLERVGVSFKVIKSGPYKDILSFDRELTENEKDILQTLIDTSYQQFVQTVAEARQLSVDTVKSFADGRIFTGEQALSLGLVDRLGTEEDARSWAAELVGLDPEKATLAPIEEPKPLTRRLLPLGQVGAGLDWLEFELTAAGQPLWLYRP from the coding sequence ATGGTTTGGCCCTTCCCGCGCCGTGCCCGCAAACAAATTGCTCGCATCGAAGTGTCGGGGGCGATCGCCGGGGGAACCCGTCAACGGCTATTGCGATCGCTAAAGACTGTGGCCGAACGAGGCTATCCCGCACTGCTGCTGCGGATTGATAGCCCGGGCGGGACTGTGGGCGACTCTCAAGAAATCTATGAAGCCCTGAAGCGGCTGCGCAGCCAGCATCAAACTAAAGTCATCGCCAGCTTTGGCAATATCTCGGCGTCAGGCGGTGTCTACATTGGCATGGGAGCCGACAAAATCGTCAGCAACCCCGGTACGATCACGGGCAGCATTGGCGTGATTCTGCGCGGTAATAACATTGAACGCCTGCTGGAACGGGTTGGTGTCTCCTTCAAGGTGATCAAATCCGGTCCCTATAAGGACATCCTTTCCTTCGATCGCGAGCTGACTGAGAACGAAAAGGACATCCTGCAAACCCTGATCGACACCAGCTATCAGCAATTTGTCCAAACGGTCGCCGAGGCGCGGCAATTGAGCGTTGACACCGTGAAAAGCTTTGCCGATGGACGAATTTTCACGGGAGAGCAAGCGCTGAGCTTAGGGTTAGTCGATCGCCTGGGGACTGAAGAAGATGCCCGGAGTTGGGCGGCTGAACTGGTGGGGCTGGATCCTGAGAAAGCAACCCTCGCGCCAATCGAAGAACCCAAGCCCCTCACTCGTCGACTGCTGCCCTTGGGACAGGTCGGTGCCGGCCTTGATTGGCTGGAGTTTGAGCTGACGGCTGCTGGTCAACCACTCTGGCTCTACCGTCCTTGA
- a CDS encoding DMT family transporter, whose translation MPAAGPPALAKTPLLLAPFFLWGTAMVAMKGTTDHTTPLFLATVRLLPAGLLVLLAAVWLGRPHPQGWRAWAWISLFAVVDGTLFQGFLAEGLARTGAGIGSVMIDSQPLIVALLAFWLFGERIGLWGWLGLAIGILGISLLGLPEAWLLAVSDRLLQWLHLPLHAATPAIADLWPTDQNWLRALFNNGRWLMLLAAASMAVGTILSRYVSRWADPIAATGWHMVVGSIPLAFGSWSLESQQWQQLGLNDWLALSYATVFGSAIAYGLFFYFAASGSLTSLSALTFLTPVFALLFGNLFLGEQLGMIQWVGVVLSLISILLISQRDWLTAQWLKTRLQPPAADPALVEGPDRSSQ comes from the coding sequence ATGCCTGCTGCTGGGCCGCCTGCGCTCGCCAAGACTCCGCTTTTGCTGGCGCCCTTTTTCCTCTGGGGAACAGCCATGGTGGCCATGAAAGGCACCACCGATCACACCACCCCACTGTTTCTCGCGACTGTTCGCTTGCTACCAGCTGGACTGCTAGTTCTTCTCGCCGCCGTTTGGCTCGGTCGCCCTCATCCTCAGGGCTGGCGGGCTTGGGCTTGGATCAGTCTGTTTGCCGTGGTGGATGGCACCCTTTTCCAAGGCTTTTTGGCGGAAGGATTAGCGAGAACCGGAGCCGGTATTGGTTCCGTCATGATTGACTCGCAGCCACTGATTGTGGCGTTGCTGGCTTTTTGGCTGTTTGGAGAACGGATCGGACTTTGGGGCTGGCTCGGGCTGGCGATCGGCATTCTTGGCATCAGCCTGTTGGGGCTACCGGAAGCTTGGCTCTTGGCGGTGAGCGATCGCCTGCTGCAATGGCTACATTTACCACTTCATGCGGCCACACCAGCGATCGCGGATCTCTGGCCTACCGACCAAAACTGGCTGAGGGCACTATTCAACAATGGTCGCTGGCTGATGCTGCTTGCCGCCGCATCCATGGCCGTAGGCACAATTCTCAGTCGCTACGTCTCGCGTTGGGCTGACCCAATCGCAGCTACCGGCTGGCACATGGTGGTCGGATCCATTCCCCTCGCCTTTGGCAGCTGGAGCCTCGAAAGCCAGCAGTGGCAACAGCTCGGTCTGAATGATTGGCTAGCTTTGAGCTACGCGACCGTCTTTGGCAGTGCGATCGCCTACGGCCTCTTCTTCTACTTCGCGGCCAGCGGTAGTTTGACGAGTCTGAGTGCGCTGACGTTTCTCACGCCTGTCTTTGCCCTCCTGTTTGGCAACCTCTTTTTGGGCGAACAGTTGGGCATGATCCAGTGGGTTGGCGTTGTCCTCAGCTTGATCAGCATCCTGCTGATTAGCCAGCG